In Mesotoga infera, the DNA window GCGAGCGATAGTCCCTCACCGAGCGGAATAACCGAGTAGATTCTCTGCTCGTCAACGGAAGGATCTTCAGGTGTAAGATATTCAACTATTTCCTTCGCAGTTCTCAGATCGCTGTCGGGACCTATTAGCATCACTTCCCCGTCAACTTGCACTGAGGAGATGTTGAGGGCCATATCGCTCATTATCTTCTCAAGCTTCTCAAGAGTCAGGTCGACAGGTAATTCTATAAGCCTGTAAGAGACTCCCTTTCCCAGTCCGCTTCTGATTACTTCGTCGAGGAGAGCAACAGCCATATTGACATCATCTTCAAGCCCGGAAATCGACATGCTCTGACCCAGTTTCGTATATGAAAGACTGAATCCCGCCGACACCAGGATTTCCCTTAGCTCTTCGTAAGTCATTCCCGATGGAACTGGATACAGAGTAGTCAGTCTCTTTGTCCTAAGTTCAAGACCGTCCATAACATCTGGAACTCTATTGAGCTCATCGGCCGGACCTATCAACAGGTAACCTTTACTGCTCTCATGGAAGACCTCTACTGCAAAGTTCATGGCCCTGAAAAACTCGGCAAGAGTCTCTCCAGTCCAGCCTTCAAGTTTGGGATAGAACTCCGCTGTCAGTTCCACTGCTGACGGTTCAGAGCCGATCTCCTGCATGAGACTCTCAAACATTCCTATATCTTCCGCACTACCAACCGCCACAATTCTGTCGCTCTCTCCGTAGATCTTCAAAGAAGAGCCCATATTGGAGAGAAGCTGATTCAGAAAATCAGTGTTCTGGTAAATCCCCGTGAAAATCCGCATCTCTTGAGTCTTCTCGGAAGGCTCATCGGATGTAAGCCGGGAAAGGATGTCCCTAACCTGTTCGATCTCTCCCTCCTTACCGTAAACGACGAAGCTGCCTCGGATTTCGAGAACCGACATTTCTAGTCCCAGCGTACTGATTATTCCGCTGAGTTCTTCTATAGTGACTTCACGAGGCACGATAACGGTAACTTTGTGCTCGCTTATAATGTCGTTTCTTATCTGTACGAATCTTCCAAGTTCCTTTTCAGCGCCTATTATCACCAGCTTTCCAGCCACAGAAAGAGGATAAACGTCTATACTGAAAGCCGAGATAACCGACTGAGCCGAGGCAAGATCAAATCCGTCACGAATCTCTACAACCATATAGCTTTGCTCGCCGTTAACAACCTGCACCTCTCTGCGAGAGAGAATTGAGGTTATGGTCTCAAGGGCCTTCGAAATACTGTCCTTTTGGCCAACGACTATGACTCCTGTAGGTGTGCCGAGTAGATCTACTCGAATTCCAAGTCTTGCGAAGATTGTTCTGAAGCTTTCCACTTCTTCAGACGGGATCTCCACAAAGTCAAAAACATCCGGTTCGTCGCCCCTGGGAAGGACAATCCCTTCGGCAAGTTCACCGAATACCTTCACAGTCTGAAGGACATCGCTTTCAGGTCCGATTACCATCGATCTCCCATCCACTGTGATAACCGTAACCGCAAGACCCATCTTCTCCAGCATACCCTGAAGATTCTGGATAGAAGGAACCGTCTCGACTATCTCGTAATAGGGCTTCTCAAGGCCCGCCAACCTTACCGTCTCTAAATGTATTCTGTTAAGTATTTCGGACGGGCCCACCAAAAGATATCCTGACTGGACAGGAGTTGCACTCACCTTCGCCCAATCCTTCTCTCCAAGGAAACCTCGCAAGTACGCAACAAGCTTTCCCTCTTCCCATCCAGCCGGGTTATTGAAGAATCTCGACTCGATAGTCTCATCCTGTTCTGCCTTTGAAAGTACTGAACGGATCACTTCATTGGCCTCTTCCGCCTCTTTCTCAGTTCCAACAAGGACAACCCCAGAAGGAGAAGAGAGAAGTTCAACATCAAGTTTAAGGCTGTCAAGTATGGCTGTAAACTCATCAATTCTGTCGTTCGGGATCTCTGTAAACGAGTACTTAAGCTCCCTGTCAGTCTCTAAAATCACCGTTCTTTCGTTTATCGAGTTTACGACACTTGCTGCATCTTCAAGATCCTCGCCGTAACCGACAAGTATCACGTTACTCCCAAAGCTCAAAGCCGTGGCATCGATCTTCAATTCTGTGAGCACCTGTCGTATTGTCTCGAAACTGCCTTCATTTGCGGGCATTATCAAGTAGTCATACTTTCTCGAGCTTATGGGAGTTTCCACGCCACTTCTGAGCATCTTAATGAGCTCGACCGTCTTCTCAACACTCTCCTTGATGCCAACTATGAGATACTTGTTCTCCACAGGCAAAATCGTGACCTTAAGGCCTAATCTATCAAGCAGAGTGTCTAGTTGATCGATAGCGGGGAGGGAATCCTCAATAACGAAGAATGGATCCTCTATTCCGGCTAACCTGGAAGCCTCGTCAACTAATCTCGACACTACTTCTTCTGGACCGATCACAATATATCCACTGGTAGAAGGAGTGATAGAGATTCTAGAGAAATCATCGACGCCAAGAAAGTCAGTGAAGTAACTGGCATACTTTTCATCGTTCCATCCGGGGACGAGGGCTGCAACGTTTGAGACTCTGTCTGGTTGACCCTCTGATTCGTCAAACAACGCTTCTCTCTCAAGAATTGCATTGACTGTCTTGACCGCTTCTTGCACCTTGTCTCCGTCACCGATCATGAGAACTCCGGTAGCAGATGGCAACAGCTCTACTCCCGCGTTCAGCTTGTCAAGAATAGTCTGGTAGCTTTCAATGTCTGCGCTAGGTATTCCAGTGAAGGCATAAATCGGCTCATATACCTGCGAGGTAGTCCTTCTGCTTAGGATGTCTTCAACCACCGTAACCGTTCTTGAAACGGCCTGCTGCGAGCCAATCGCAATGACTCCGGACGGTGAGGATAAGAGCTCAATGTCTATCGCCAAACTCTCTAGGATTGCTCTGAACTCTTCAATTCTGTCGTTCGGTATTTCAGTAAAAGAATACATCAACTCCTCATCTGTCTCGAGAGAAGCAGTCTTTTCGTTAATCGAGATTACAACATCGGCGGCGCTTTCCAAGTCTTCCCCGTATCCGACAATTATCACGTTGCTTCCAAAGCTCAAAGCAGTAGCGTCTATTTTCAGTTCCGAAAGTACCTGTCGGATAGTCTCAAATGTCCCTTCGCTTGCAGGCATTATTATGTAGTCATATTTCCTTGAGGCTTCTGGAGCCTCAAGACCGTTTCTCAGCATCTTGATCAATTCGACTGTCTTCTCTACATTTTCCTTCATGCCAACGACAAGGTGTTTGTCTCCGACAGGTAGTATCGTCACCTTAAGTCCCAGCCGTTCAAGAAGAGTATCCAGCTGATCGATTGCAGGAAGAGACGTTTCTATAACAAAGAACGGATCTTCTATCCCCGCCAGACGATTGGCTTCGGTAACCAATCTCGAGATAACTTCCAGCGGACCGACGACGATATAGCCGCTAGACGAAGGAGTGATCGAAAGTCTTGAGAAGTCGTCCTCTCCAAGGAAGTCCATGAAGTAGCTGGCATATTTCTCATCGCTCCAGCCCGGCACAACTGAAGCTACGTTTGAAACTCGCACCTTCTCTCCTTCAGTTTCAGCAACCAGGGCTTCTCTTTCGAGAATCGCGTTGACGGTCTTGATTGCTGTCTCGACCTTGTCTCTGTCACCGATCATCAAAACCCCTGTGGCAGAAGGAAGAAGCTCCACGTCGGCGCCGAGTTTATCAAGAATTGCCTGATAGCTATCTATCTCTTTGCTCTGTATGCCCGTAAAGGCGTACATAGGCTCATAAACCTGTGTCGTAGTTCTTCTGCTGAGTACGTCATCGACTACCGCTACAGTTCTCTCCAATGCTTCTTGAGAACCTATTGCAATAACGCCCGATGGGGACGTGAGTAAGGATACTTCGATTGCAAGCCTCTCAAGAATCGCGTTGAAGCTGCCGATGTCTTCCCCGGAAATATCAAGGACACTGTATTCAACAGTCTCAGGCACATTTACATCTTGGGAGACTGATTTCAAGAGCTGCTCCATTATCTGGCTTGTACGTTGTACATCTTCGCTGGAACCGATTACAATGGTGGAACTACCCATGCTGACCAGATCAACAAGGACTCCAAGTCTCGAAAGCAGCCCTTCAAGATCATCTACGGGGGGTATTCTCTCAAGCACTGTGAACGCCGGATTTTCAAACTCTCTTAGCCTAAAAATTTCGGCTTCTACCGACTCAATGAGAGCTCTTGGTGATAAGGCAACGAATCCTGTGGAAGAAGGGACTATAGAAATCCTATCAAAGTCATCTGTCCCAAGAAATAGTCTCAGATACTCGCTGATTCTTGCGATGTCCCATCCGGGTATTGCCTTGATATCGAGCGAGATCCTTTCTTCTCTGTCTACTTCCACTGCCTGAAGCTGCATGTATAGAGCCCTGAACTTAAGAAGATCCTCTTCATTGCCGATCGCGATAATTTTGTCAGCAACGCTCACTGCGAAGACACGATAGTCTAGCAGTTCAAGCGCCGGTTCCAGGGACTCAACAGTAATTCCCGCCGAAAGGGGAAGAAGAAGATAACTCTCGTACTTATCCTGAAGAGGAAGATCTTCAGCCGCTCTCGAATTAATCGCCTCTATCAATTCCTCCGCGCGATCCAGTTCAGGTTCCGCACCTATTGCAACAACACCGGTGGGAGTTTCCAGAAGTTCGATTTCGATGTTCAGCCGCTCGATTATTGGCAGAAGTTGCTCTATTGAATCCGATCGAACATCAACGAATCTGTAATTCAGTTCTAGTTCAGCGGTGACGCTTTCGGAATGAGCCATTACCGACTCAACCACGTCAAGTGCTTTGAGAAGTTCCTTTTCAGAGCCGACCGCAATGATCCCCGTCGAGATCTGAATTAGTTCGGATGTTATTCCGAGCCTCTCCATAACCGTTTCCAGAGGAGCTGCGTCTTCGGGTCTTACCGGCAAAAAAATGAACGTCTTTGACACCGAAGTGTCTTCGATCCACTTCCCCTCTTGGTATATTGCCTCTATTAGTTGGTCGATGATTTGATTTGTCTGAACAACACTCTCTCGATTACCAACAATCAGATACTTATCCTCAACCGGAATTATCTCAACTTTGATGCCCAGTGCTTGGATAAGTATTTCGAGCTGATCAAGAGGTGGTAGTCCTCTTTGAACAACGAAGTGAGGATCTTGTATCTCCTGAAGACGACTGACTTCGACCTCAATTGATTGAAGAAGTTCAACGGGTCCCGCAACGATGTAGCCACTCACCGAAGGAGAGATAGATATTCGAGAGTACTGATCCTCATTCAGAAAGTCTCTAAGATAACTGGAGAATACTTCATCACTCCAGCCGGCGACTCTTCTCACAAAGGTCGAGTCGTTCCTCTTTTCTTCTGTCGTATCGAATTGCTGTTTCTGCTCGGCAATTAACTTCACTACCGATTTTGCTTCTACTACTTCTTCAGAGGATCCAATCACAATTACGCCCGATGGAGAAGAAAGCAATTCGGCATTCAGTCCCATCTTTTCGAAAATCAAGGAATAGTCCTCAATTTCATCGGAAGAAACAGGAACAAACTCGAATAAGATTTCCGAATCAACTGTTGAAGCTCTCTTCTCAAGAATCGAATCTGCAACTTCAACCGCTCTAGTTACTTCATCGTCGTTTCCAATAATTAGAATACCTGAAGGGGAATCAAGCAATTTTACTTCTATCCCGATGCTCGCAAAGATTTCGGTAAAAGCAGGCATATCTTCACTTGAGATACTGGAGACCTCAAATGCAGTCTGTTTCGTTTCCGATTCGTCACCGATTACCTCTAAAAGCCTTGAAACAAGCTCTTTCGCCTGTTCGACACTTGTGGAAGATCCAACGATTACAAAATAATCATCGACTTTCAGGATGTCTACAATGATTCCCAGTCTCAACAGAAGAGAGTTCATCTCATCGAGTGTGGGCATTCTTCTCTCAATAGA includes these proteins:
- a CDS encoding type II secretory pathway, component HofQ, which translates into the protein MIRVRKIAVIFLVLGFFCIGFSNQLNSVIPSMDAESVTVTMIFNDTVTDYNIQSNPSKTIYSLALNGVNGRDMNLPLRMGPVEGLWTRQDPKRLSVNIALLIPTIDDPEVTIRDNVVTLRFFRSKINVDIEKFTTYGMTVSTAMTYLFSEEMLDLSYVISPSVRNEEVIVGFSLAMPEDILRNILTSLGDRIAYSYLTDGTFYLGTPEEIKDLVNAFWKTYIGVEFNAEGESISEQIERLRKTLPVNSFIEYLPNEASLMVFGDLQTHMTLSAALTTNTVTREYNVPWEIANIDIEPLTAYYELARKLNATLFSDGLTIASIPEFNKLIFSGNAAQVDALYEYIDLYREYITSQDLDSSKTSRTITLPDNFFLIEDILKLGSASGSGLTEDKTLVGTIFSILQSYAMYEDLSVDRTFEPIGKVTFELPNYLVPVLQKVADSFSEISTDVSYTIVNYHLTIEESILSQVQRITGAAIEALGERKGFIIKGSKSSIGTAEYLLSLFTGIAFEDYANTYLELKANDSFEEVSAFLRTFYAAQGLVEGEYTVEQIADRLVFMYAPSEIMEKAVAELEQHEKQIYRITRQSILEISPEVYTSGLGELLQTILVENETANFIESAGLLVISAYPDRLLEIESVIEERIPRITEMVENRISSQDPRLSLQIMAIPGWDIEKFRAYLNDFLGSDIYSEITLTTSGSGYIVIASQPVLEAISTEAEKLRGFENPSYRLETSIPSLAQFELLLEKLGIAVTIVPVENQFMIVGSKENVEEASKLVRQISSGLPVQGDVSDTAVDYEFTFINLPYSEVEGISELLSKLSLSVEFVDTPTGVAVVATKERLEKAMEVINSVLSRIETIETGPRSYSLIDIEPDVVGSLSEILSRLGYEIDLVETPAGIVGVGVESQLAKAKSIVEEILKKETSTLPQQGDGDRSYLIISSKPEIEIASLNSVINVFSFDLVVTPVYDKIVVVGDSYDLQLFKGLYNEILTSESVEGAFVSKELLRVPGWDSDRLLSYLGVVLGVEKTTSVSLVQTARGYIVNCPQSVLESVESEFERLRSIESPSYSIERRMPTLDEMNSLLLRLGIIVDILKVDDYFVIVGSSTSVEQAKELVSRLLEVIGDESETKQTAFEVSSISSEDMPAFTEIFASIGIEVKLLDSPSGILIIGNDDEVTRAVEVADSILEKRASTVDSEILFEFVPVSSDEIEDYSLIFEKMGLNAELLSSPSGVIVIGSSEEVVEAKSVVKLIAEQKQQFDTTEEKRNDSTFVRRVAGWSDEVFSSYLRDFLNEDQYSRISISPSVSGYIVAGPVELLQSIEVEVSRLQEIQDPHFVVQRGLPPLDQLEILIQALGIKVEIIPVEDKYLIVGNRESVVQTNQIIDQLIEAIYQEGKWIEDTSVSKTFIFLPVRPEDAAPLETVMERLGITSELIQISTGIIAVGSEKELLKALDVVESVMAHSESVTAELELNYRFVDVRSDSIEQLLPIIERLNIEIELLETPTGVVAIGAEPELDRAEELIEAINSRAAEDLPLQDKYESYLLLPLSAGITVESLEPALELLDYRVFAVSVADKIIAIGNEEDLLKFRALYMQLQAVEVDREERISLDIKAIPGWDIARISEYLRLFLGTDDFDRISIVPSSTGFVALSPRALIESVEAEIFRLREFENPAFTVLERIPPVDDLEGLLSRLGVLVDLVSMGSSTIVIGSSEDVQRTSQIMEQLLKSVSQDVNVPETVEYSVLDISGEDIGSFNAILERLAIEVSLLTSPSGVIAIGSQEALERTVAVVDDVLSRRTTTQVYEPMYAFTGIQSKEIDSYQAILDKLGADVELLPSATGVLMIGDRDKVETAIKTVNAILEREALVAETEGEKVRVSNVASVVPGWSDEKYASYFMDFLGEDDFSRLSITPSSSGYIVVGPLEVISRLVTEANRLAGIEDPFFVIETSLPAIDQLDTLLERLGLKVTILPVGDKHLVVGMKENVEKTVELIKMLRNGLEAPEASRKYDYIIMPASEGTFETIRQVLSELKIDATALSFGSNVIIVGYGEDLESAADVVISINEKTASLETDEELMYSFTEIPNDRIEEFRAILESLAIDIELLSSPSGVIAIGSQQAVSRTVTVVEDILSRRTTSQVYEPIYAFTGIPSADIESYQTILDKLNAGVELLPSATGVLMIGDGDKVQEAVKTVNAILEREALFDESEGQPDRVSNVAALVPGWNDEKYASYFTDFLGVDDFSRISITPSTSGYIVIGPEEVVSRLVDEASRLAGIEDPFFVIEDSLPAIDQLDTLLDRLGLKVTILPVENKYLIVGIKESVEKTVELIKMLRSGVETPISSRKYDYLIMPANEGSFETIRQVLTELKIDATALSFGSNVILVGYGEDLEDAASVVNSINERTVILETDRELKYSFTEIPNDRIDEFTAILDSLKLDVELLSSPSGVVLVGTEKEAEEANEVIRSVLSKAEQDETIESRFFNNPAGWEEGKLVAYLRGFLGEKDWAKVSATPVQSGYLLVGPSEILNRIHLETVRLAGLEKPYYEIVETVPSIQNLQGMLEKMGLAVTVITVDGRSMVIGPESDVLQTVKVFGELAEGIVLPRGDEPDVFDFVEIPSEEVESFRTIFARLGIRVDLLGTPTGVIVVGQKDSISKALETITSILSRREVQVVNGEQSYMVVEIRDGFDLASAQSVISAFSIDVYPLSVAGKLVIIGAEKELGRFVQIRNDIISEHKVTVIVPREVTIEELSGIISTLGLEMSVLEIRGSFVVYGKEGEIEQVRDILSRLTSDEPSEKTQEMRIFTGIYQNTDFLNQLLSNMGSSLKIYGESDRIVAVGSAEDIGMFESLMQEIGSEPSAVELTAEFYPKLEGWTGETLAEFFRAMNFAVEVFHESSKGYLLIGPADELNRVPDVMDGLELRTKRLTTLYPVPSGMTYEELREILVSAGFSLSYTKLGQSMSISGLEDDVNMAVALLDEVIRSGLGKGVSYRLIELPVDLTLEKLEKIMSDMALNISSVQVDGEVMLIGPDSDLRTAKEIVEYLTPEDPSVDEQRIYSVIPLGEGLSLAEISDLVDSLSLSVEILPVGGDVVVIGTESNVERFRELISSISATLGIGSVESPEYSIVEKVEEISIDQFRELLSSLNLPVKIVEVSDYLVFIGSGESNGKAVDLFSRFETEDKEPIAEEIEFTTLSLPEGFDLNSLSTIFDKLDFKVDLNVVGNVLLLIGAKDSIESAQALLEKLVQVSTGESGERNVFEILEPKEGVSAELLNQLFRLIGIDVEILEGDTALVFVGSRTNVGMALEVYDSLGKTAEVDEGPISYTITILPKNLTPGQLETAFDSIQIPVGVIEAGDYAIIVGTKPSLARAQELVSSLRIGIDASGTSADGS